Within Pseudomonas alloputida, the genomic segment CTGGCCTACTCGGCTCGCAACCGTTCCGCCTCGATCCGTATTCCTTACGTTGGCAGCCCGAAAGCCCGACGTATCGAAGCACGCTTCCCGGACCCATCGGCCAACCCGTACCTGGCGTTCGCGGCCCTGCTGATGGCTGGCCTGGACGGCATCCAGAACAAGATCCACCCAGGCGACGCGGCCGACAAGAACCTGTACGACCTGCCGCCAGAAGAAGCCAAGAACATCCCGCAAGTGTGCGGCAGCCTGAAAGAAGCTCTGGAAGAGCTGGATAAAGGCCGTGCGTTCCTGACCAAGGGCGGCGTGTTCTCCGACGACTTCATCGATGCCTTCATCGAGCTGAAGAGCGAAGAAGAAATCAAGGTCCGTACCTTCGTACACCCGCTGGAATACGAGCTGTACTACAGCTGCTGATCTGATTGGCGCCTCGCGCCGATGACATGATCAAAACGGCCTCCCTCGGGAGGCCGTTTTTGTTTCTGCGCACCTTGCAGAAGCGCCGCTGATTCGCCTGTCACGCTATGCTCTATCTTGGTGCATTAATTCACACCATGCCCTCAATTGCTCCCCAATCTGGTTCAGGTTAAACGTTTCACCAAGACTTTCTGATCCGAATTTGCGCAGATTCAGGCCTTTATCGGTAAATCCCGCTTCTTTTCGGAGCTGTGGTTTGTTTCTTGCATTTTCTTATCCTGAGTCTCGCATCAGTGGATCCACCCCGCGTCCGGCCCTGACTAAAGCAGTGCCAGGCAAGCGCCAAACGAGGTCAACGACGCCTTATGACCATCAGCGATGCACAGCACCGTCTGCTTCTGGACAACCTGACCACCGCCACGTTGCTGCTCAACGCCGAGCTGCGCCTGGAGTACATGAACCCGGCCGCAGAAATGCTGCTGGCCGTCAGTGGCCAGCGCAGCCATGGGCAGTTCATCAGCGAGCTGTTCACCGAATCGACCGAGGCGCTCAGTTCGCTGCGCCAGGCGGTCGAGCAGGCGCACCCGTTCACCAAGCGTGAAGCGCAGCTTACATCGCTGACCGGGCAGACCATCACCGTCGATTACGCGGTAACGCCGATACTGCATCAAGGCCAGACCCTGCTGCTGCTCGAGGTGCACCCGCGTGACCGGCTGCTGCGCATCACCAAGGAAGAGGCCCAACTGAGCAAGCAGGAAACCACCAAGATGCTGGTGCGCGGCCTGGCCCACGAAATCAAGAACCCCCTTGGCGGCATCCGCGGAGCGGCCCAGCTACTGGCCCGCGAACTGCCAGAGGAAGGGCTGCGCGACTACACCAATGTGATCATCGAGGAGGCCGACCGCTTGCGTAACCTGGTCGACCGCATGCTCGGCTCGAACAAGCTGCCGTCGCTGGCCATGACCAATATTCACGAAGTGCTGGAGCGGGTGTGCAGCCTGGTCGATGCCGAAAGCCAGGGGTGCATCACTTTGGTGCGCGATTACGACCCAAGCCTGCCGGACGTGCTGATCGACCGAGAACAGATGATTCAGGCCGTACTCAACATCGTGCGCAACGCCATGCAGGCGATCAGCTCGCAGAATGAGCTGCGCCTGGGTCGCATCACCTTGCGCAGCCGCGCCCTGCGCCAGTTCACCATCGGCCACGTGCGTCACCGCCTGGTAGCGCGGGTAGAGATCATCGACAACGGCCCAGGCATCCCGCCGGAACTGCAGGAAACCCTCTTCTATCCCATGGTCAGTGGCCGCCCGGACGGTACCGGGCTGGGCCTGGCCATTACCCAGAACATCATCAGCCAGCACCAGGGCCTGATCGAGTGTGAAAGCCACGCTGGCCATACCGCCTTCTCGATTTACCTGCCTCTGGAACAAGGAGCCACCGCCTCATGAGCCGAAGTGAAACCGTATGGATCGTCGACGATGATCGCTCCATCCGCTGGGTCCTGGAAAAAGCCCTGCAACAGGAAGGCATGACCACCCAGAGCTTCGACAGCGCAGACGGTGTCATGGGGCGCCTGGCACGTCAGCAACCCGACGTGATCATTTCCGACATTCGCATGCCTGGCACCAGCGGCCTCGACCTGCTGGCGCAGATCCGCGAGCAGCACCCGCGCCTGCCGGTCATCATCATGACCGCCCACTCCGACCTGGACAGCGCCGTGGCCTCGTACCAAGGCGGTGCCTTCGAGTACCTGCCCAAGCCATTCGACGTCGACGAAGCGGTATCGCTGGTCAAGCGCGCCAACCAGCACGCCCAGGAGCAGCAAGGCCTGGATGTGCCACAGAACCTGGCGCGCACCCCGGAAATCATTGGTGAAGCCCCGGCAATGCAGGAGGTGTTCCGCGCCATCGGCCGCCTCAGCCACTCCAACATCACCGTGCTGATCAACGGCGAGTCCGGCACCGGCAAAGAACTGGTGGCCCACGCCCTGCACCGGCACAGCCCACGCGCAGCATCCCCGTTCATTGCCCTGAACATGGCCGCCATCCCCAAGGACTTGATGGAGTCGGAGCTGTTCGGCCATGAGAAAGGCGCCTTCACAGGTGCTGCCAACTTGCGTCGCGGCCGTTTCGAGCAGGCCGATGGTGGCACGCTGTTTCTCGACGAAATCGGGGACATGCCTGCCGACACCCAGACCCGCCTGCTGCGTGTGCTGGCCGATGGCGAGTTCTACCGCGTGGGCGGCCATGTGCCGGTCAAGGTCGACGTGCGCATCATCGCCGCCACCCACCAGAACCTGGAGTCACTGGTGCAGGCCGGCAAGTTCCGTGAGGACTTGTTCCACCGCCTGAACGTGATCCGTATCCATATTCCGCGCCTGGCCGACCGCCGCGAGGATATCCCCGCCCTCGCCCGCCACTTCCTTGCCCGGGCGGCCCAGGAGCTGGCAGTCGAGCCGAAGATCCTCAAGCCGGAGACTGAAGAGTTCATCCGCAACCTGCCATGGCCGGGCAATGTGCGACAGATGGAGAACACCTGCCGCTGGATCACCGTGATGGCCTCCAGCCGCGAAGTGCTGATCGGCGACCTGCCACCAGAACTGCTGAACCTGCCACACGATGCCGCGCCGGTAACCAACTGGGAGCAGGCCCTGCGCCAGTGGGCCGACCAGGCCTTGGCGCGCGGGCAGACCAGCCTGCTGGACAGCGCAGTGCCGAGCTTTGAACGGATCATGATCGAGACGGCACTCAAGCACACCGCCGGCCGCCGTCGCGATGCTGCGCTGTTGCTGGGTTGGGGGCGCAATACCCTGACGCGCAAGATCAAGGAGCTGGGGATGAATGTGGCCGGGGGGGATGATGAGGAAGGTGATGACCACTGAGCTCTGAATTAGCTTTTTAGATTGCTGGGGCTG encodes:
- the glnL gene encoding nitrogen regulation protein NR(II) encodes the protein MTISDAQHRLLLDNLTTATLLLNAELRLEYMNPAAEMLLAVSGQRSHGQFISELFTESTEALSSLRQAVEQAHPFTKREAQLTSLTGQTITVDYAVTPILHQGQTLLLLEVHPRDRLLRITKEEAQLSKQETTKMLVRGLAHEIKNPLGGIRGAAQLLARELPEEGLRDYTNVIIEEADRLRNLVDRMLGSNKLPSLAMTNIHEVLERVCSLVDAESQGCITLVRDYDPSLPDVLIDREQMIQAVLNIVRNAMQAISSQNELRLGRITLRSRALRQFTIGHVRHRLVARVEIIDNGPGIPPELQETLFYPMVSGRPDGTGLGLAITQNIISQHQGLIECESHAGHTAFSIYLPLEQGATAS
- the ntrC gene encoding nitrogen regulation protein NR(I) — protein: MSRSETVWIVDDDRSIRWVLEKALQQEGMTTQSFDSADGVMGRLARQQPDVIISDIRMPGTSGLDLLAQIREQHPRLPVIIMTAHSDLDSAVASYQGGAFEYLPKPFDVDEAVSLVKRANQHAQEQQGLDVPQNLARTPEIIGEAPAMQEVFRAIGRLSHSNITVLINGESGTGKELVAHALHRHSPRAASPFIALNMAAIPKDLMESELFGHEKGAFTGAANLRRGRFEQADGGTLFLDEIGDMPADTQTRLLRVLADGEFYRVGGHVPVKVDVRIIAATHQNLESLVQAGKFREDLFHRLNVIRIHIPRLADRREDIPALARHFLARAAQELAVEPKILKPETEEFIRNLPWPGNVRQMENTCRWITVMASSREVLIGDLPPELLNLPHDAAPVTNWEQALRQWADQALARGQTSLLDSAVPSFERIMIETALKHTAGRRRDAALLLGWGRNTLTRKIKELGMNVAGGDDEEGDDH